CTGGTTTACATTTCATAGAAAAGCAGTTTTTGAGGCAGTCTTTTCACAAGGCAACATTTCTGCAAAATTTCTTCGCAGAACCACAGGTGTCGGGCGCTTCGTCTTTTCTGTCGAACcctttgcatttttctttttatttcctCACTCATCCCCTCGTCTTCTTCGTGAAAGCACGTAAGATGGAACTAAGTAGACGGACCACGTTGTGAGGTCCCGGCCGGAGAGATCAAGTAAGGGGGCTACATTGCAACAAGCTGTCTACGATCCTCGTTCCCTCTGGGTTCCCGGCGTCCCAGTCACCCACGAGGAAGAAAAAGAGCCCAGGGTTCTCCACGTCGGCCATGATCGGATTTGGGTGCGATTTgtagattgttttttttcctgagaaATATTTGTACATTGTTTGAGAGAGTAATTTGTACATTGTTTTGTACTTTTGTTGAAGCTCTAGTCCCGATCGGATTTGGGAGCATACCGGTTTGGAGTCAAATTCGGTGGGCTAGCTAGCGAACAATCAAGTCTTTCAATTCATTGAGGCCCGGCCAGACCATGCAATGGGGTATTTTTGGAAGCCCAAATAGCAATGTTGTTGCATTGTGCAAGGACGGCAACCCCCGAAAACAAATTACGCCtccaccatcatcaatggcaTGCCCTGCTTGGCATCTCTGGAGTAACACTAGCTAGTGAGTAGCTGCATTGTTAAAAAAATTCCACCATCATCATGCAAATTAGTCAATTGTGTTACGGCGAATGCACACTTACATGGGATGGTTCAAGGTTGAAAACATTCCTTCTCGTGCCTAGTACCGcgaaagcaaagcaaagcagaaAGAGCACGGGCTCGACACGCACGCTGGTCGCTGGTGCTGCACAGTATCCAAAGATTCCAAATGCCTCGGAACCCCCACCCTcaactcactcactcactcactcccagagagaaagaaaggtaGAGCTTTCGGTTCTACTGTCGCTGGCTCTAGTCCGGTGTCCTTTTTCTCTGCACGCTGCTTGCTCGTATAGCCAAAGCACGCAGCAGCTGCCCTTCATCTCAATCATCATAAATCATCACTCACTCCTCAGTGCCCAGCCGCACATTAAAGCTCACACCACCAACCTCCGCAGAGCCCAGAGAGCAGAGCAacagctgctagctagctcccgTTTGAGCCTCTCTATCAGGCCGGTTGAAGAGCGGCCGGCATCTAGAGCTACCGGTTGCTGTCCATTGGGGACTTGAATTGCAGCTGCTACTGAAGATGGAGCGGCGCAATGGCGGCGCacgcgccctcgccgccgccgccgtgtgGCTTCTCTGCtctgtcgtcgtcgtcgccggcgtctcGGCCGAGCATTCCACGGTAACCAACTAACTcgctcttcgtcttcctccttttcTCTTCTCGCCATGGCTGCTAGCTACTAGCTAGTGAAGCAAAGTTGAGTACCCATATCTTTACTGAACTGAACTGTCTTGGCTTTACTGAACTTTTTCAtcctgcagcagcagtggcggtcGGAGCCTGCGGATCCCGGGCGCCGAGGttcgtctccggctccggcgccgtcgtcgtcgtcgccggcgcccgcTCCTGCGCCGACCGCCGGGGCCGACGATCTGCCGGCGCCGGTGTATTCTCCTGCTCCGGTAACCACGACGCCGCACTTCGGGTTCCCCTTGCAGCCGACGGTGGGAGTCACCGCGGCGCCTCCGGTCGCGGGAgccccgggcggcggcggcgagggttaCCCGTTCATCGGGAGCAACCCGACGGTGCCTCTGCCGACGGGAGTCACCGACACCGCCTCCGTGCTGCCGCTCCCCGACACCACACAAACCCACGACAAGGTCAAAATGCAACCCTTTTGGTGATAGCACCAGTGATAGTGACATGACCTTGTCCTGAGCTGCCTTTTTGCCTTTGCTTTCTGCAGGTGGTGGGCCGTGCTTCACTCCTCCGAGCTGCTCCGGCCGCCATGATTGGGCTCCTGCTCGCCTTCTCCGTGCTGCTCTTCAACTAATTGTCCTTTTATCTTTATCCTCTTTAGACTTTTTCTTTTGCGTATATTATCCTCTTTAGACTGATGTAGTGATGTGAGCTAGTAATTGTCATTTTGGTCTTTCTTTCTGTCATTTTGATCTTGTGTTTACATGGACGAGCAGATTTTGCACGCCTGTAAAATATTCTGTGGATCATGTCTCGTTCTCGCATTCTCCACCAGCTGCGTGCTGAAAGATTTTGTGATTATTCAGTCCGAGATCCGAACTGCACTCTCATTGCCGTCTGTCATCATTTGCAAGCATGTCGCATCAGTTATGTTTTATGCTTGGCACGACTGCTACAATTGTGCTTCCAGTTTTCTCAATCACTGGACAGGATAAATCATCTGTAAACTTGCCAGTTTTGATTTCATGTCCTGTGTGGCTATGTCAAATATTGGATCAGCCAACGAGCAACCAGTTTCTTTGGGAATACAGTGAGTAGTGCAAGTGCAGCAACCACTTTCTAGGAGATAGCTGTAAGTTAGCAGTAACAGATGTCATCAGCACCAGGCCGTAGCTCCAACACAACACAGTAGCAAATTAACACAAGTCCAGTCACACACAATGACAGAACCTGACCACACACTTATGTTAGTGTTACTTACAGAGAATCACACACGTGTTACCGTTGTTTTTATGATATATAGCTCTCGTCTAAGGAttagagaaagagaaaatggAAGACACCACGCTGGCACTATGCACTGAGAGCTTAATACCGCCGCAGCGTCGCCTTAGGCAGGAAGCTGCGGTTTATTACAGGATTGTACAGCAAGAGTTGGTTCTCTTGGCCTGCTTGTAGAACATCTGCAGATGAACGGCAGAAAATTCCATCTCAGTATAAATACATAATGAACGGGACCGATCGATTGACCTGTTTCTCTATTTAAACAATGATGAAAATTATCAAGTGTTACAAGGGGTgataaatgtatttttgttttccatttaAACCAGGACCAGTATGCACATCATGGATTTGTCAACTCGTATACCGCAATAACCCAGCGAGAACTGTAGTACCTGTGAAGCAGCGCTCAGATCTGAACTCTTCTCCACTAGCTTATCCAATTTCTCGCCTCTTTGCAGCACACTATCAATGGTTTTGTGCTGCAAATGATCCAATTTATGGGTAAACAAATGAataattttgcagaaaaataacAGAACCATCTTACAATAGCCATTCATGGGCATATTCATCTAGCTTTGTACCTACATAAATAGCAAGCATCCAAACACACAGACATTTTTTTACAAGAAAAAACGGAGTATGCCTGGCACAGATAATTGAGTCATTATTCACAGCTGTCCATCCAAAGTGCGGACACAATAAAAATGAATTCCTGGTTCAATCATGTAGAGTTTGTTTAAGTGAGCAGACACAATAAATTCATATATGTTCAACCTTGCATAGGTGCGCATTGCAAGAATAGCTAGTAAATCTATGGGGATAGCATTTGAGATGGCAAAAGTTAATTCAAATAGCAGGACAGAAGGGATACAGGGCATCAAAATATCTCTCATGATATAGTTCTCTAACCTACACCCAACAGTTATGGACTTGTGTACATCTGTTCATGTTAATGGAATATCCAGTTAAAATAGGCCCAGCTTATTCATTATGTACAACATATATATAGAACAGCTATGCACATTGGATTTTGTGCAGTTTACTCATTGCTCAATAGGACTGCATATTTTTTACTTACAAAAACTTGgccaaataaataaaataacttGGGTGAGCTGGGCAATAACTTGAAAAACATATTAGTCCACATGTATAGCATTACTTACAAGAATGATCTTGGTTTCATCCAAGTCTCTCTGAATTTTCAGCAATTTGTCCGCCTCTGCAGGATCCTGCAATAAAAATAATTGGAAGGCAAACAAATCAATAATTGACAAAATAAGCATAATTTAGCCAGTGAAACCATGCTTGAGGTATGTATTTCAGAACTGTACAAACACTCCTGAAAACTAGAGGCGCGTCAACTATTTTCTCGCAGAGAAGGATCTTTCTCAAATCATTTCCAAGGACAAGCTGCCAATGGATGACTACCCGCAGAAAAGACTGTCAGCCGGCCGCAATGTGGGTTTGTTTCTTCCAGAGCTACTTACTCAAGCAGAGATGGAAAACATTAGAGATGGTTTATGGTTAACAAACAAACCTGGTATTTTGTTAACGCGTCATTCAAATATTGCCATTGCTGGGTGGCGTTGTCGTTTGCTGTCCTCCATGACTCCCCAAAATTCTTCACGTACTCCTCCAGAATCTGCGAAAAACTCAAAACGGACAACTGCCGTGAAACAAACGGGAATTTCTAATTCACTATTACAAGAACCTAGCCTCAAACAGTAATCCACTGGAGAGTGTTGAAATCGTGGCAGAAACGATAAAGCCATGAACGACATACAGTGTGGGAAACTAAAGATTTGCTGATCATCGGGCACACGAACGCATCCTGAGTCGAGGTTCCATATCAGAAGAGCGGGTGACAGAGAGGTTGGTAGTACCTGGTTGAGGAGAGAGAAGGCGCTGAGGCGGGGGTAGTGGTCGTCGGTGAAGGCGACGGCGCAGAGGCCGTTCTGGTTGTAGCAATGCACCATGTACTCTGCAGTCGGGGGGTCGGAGGAGTCAGAGAGGCGCAAAGGTCATGAGATCAAAATTGCGCAAAGCCTGGAGCGACAGGGGGAGGGAAGGAAAGACGTGCCTTCGTGCTGGACGGACTGGCGGCTGCGGGCGGGGGTGCGGAGCGCGACGGTGCGTGCGACGAAGACGATGAACTCGCGCGCCGCGGGCCGCTGGAAGAAGCCGAACTGGGTCACGTCCGACGCGTTcgccagcaccgccgcctgctgctccccgccgccgccccccgtcgccgacgaggaggaggaggagtcgcCGGGCGACCTGAGCACCAGCAGCGCCGTGATCTTCATCGCGGGGCGAGGAATCGGATGCGATGCGACGGCGTGTGGCTGGCGGCGATCAGGAGAGAGTTCGGGTTCGGTGCGTGCCGCGCCGGCGAATTCGATGCGATGCGATTTGGGGGAGTAGAATCGTGGGCGTGTGCCGTCTCTagagttttcttttctctttgggAACGGGAACGGGAATTTggatttttctgaatttttaaGATATATAACGGGACTTTTTGGGCTCACAAGGCTAAACGGGCCGGTGCCGTGCCTGGGCCTAGGTTCGGCCGGAGCGGGCCGGCACAGCACGGATCACTCATAAACATACTCAACGAGTCTGGGCCGGGCTAAGCCCGTTTAGCTGAGAGCCGGGATGGGCATTCCAGACAGACAGATGGACCAAGAGCTCTGCGTTGAACAGCCAGCCCCATCTAGGATTCTAGGGTTGtctccaaaaaagaaaaatctaggATTCTAGGAGAGTCAGAGcccgctaaaaaaaaatcaaatctaGGAGAGTCAGATGAGTCACACTTtcccaaaaataaaataaagtcTAGGAGAGTCACACGCGGGTCTGGACGTTTTCTCCGTTGGGAAGTTTGCAGCGGTCCAGGTACGGTTCGGTCAAAAGCCACAAAATAAAGCTAAGCTGGCTGCTGTAAAAAAGGAAAttagctaagctaagctagagAACAAGTCAAGTCACGTGTTGACATACATCCATCCTCCTAACTAATGCTGTAGCCATGCTTGTCGTTCATCTCTGTAATTCGTCTTAACATGGTAACACTTTTACTACGGACACCACTACCGTGTGACGCCACGCGTTAAGACGGAGTTGACGATTTGGCACATATTAAGTGCCAtaatattatatgtatttagacgtattttagtatatagatacattcatatttgtacaaatttgagtcacttaatatgtgattgAGGAAATATATGTTGAGATGTTATCATGCAGGATTTCACCTTTTAGTGTTGATCTTAGATGATCTTACAAAGTCCATGGATCATCAAACAATATGTCACAACGTTGTAGGGTCAACCATGctcaagataaaaaaaattgacgtTTATCTTTGTTGTTGGATAAGTGTAGTTGGTTTATTTACTAAGTGATCTATTCGTAGAAGTTGATAAAATTAGCATGGTAGTACCACTGTGAAGAAAAACCAAATGTTCGAAACTACCGCTCAAATAACCATCCTTTTTCAAAATGCAAATCGACGACTAGTCATTCTTAAGGATTAGTACATTATAAAAAAATGATTAGATTATAAACAAACCTTTTTATTGTGAAGACCATAACACGTTTTTTTTGACAGCCGACCATTACACAGTTAAAAGAAGGCGAATAAATGGTGCAATTTCTTTTATGTTGACTAAATTGGGCAAGATAAAATGGCGAcagaaggaaaaggagagagaggggctgCAGCAGAGTAGGCAGAGCAAGGCAACGCAAGAAGCAAAGCTGCCCTCTTTTTCCTCGTGCAGGCAAGACGACcaggcagagaagaagaagcccgcagcgagcagcagcagctcagcgctctctctctcctctcgtctccgccgctccctccggtctcatctccctcctccgcccactccgcctcctcctcgagaAGCAAGGCCGGGACTCCCCGCCCGGcgtgcggccgccggcggcctggcTGCGCCGCCCTCCCCAGTTCGGCCGGatcttggaggaggaggagggccggCGAAGTATCTAGGGTTTCAGACGATCTCGGCCCGCTCCTCGGTTCCTGTCCCCCCTCAGGTACCGCAAAATCTgcgttcttttttttcctgccgTGTTTGGGGCCGAAGTGGCCGGtagagaggaggaggctcATGTCGCCTGTGGTTGCTTGCGGCGTGGATGGAGACTAGTGGTTTCCTTTGTGGAGTGCGTGCTGGGGAGGCTTAGCTCgtagcggcggcgccgattaGGTTGGTGGGGGAATTTTGCGGTTCAAGAGATGTTCTGTGGTTGCGTTGTTGGGGTgagaagagagaggggaggctGGCTGCTGTCCCACTTGCAGTGAAGAGCTACTCACCACGAGTGTATGGGGATTGGGGAATGCTTTGGGCTACTCACGGCGAATTGTAGATGCAAGTTCTGTACTATACACAGTGTGGTCACGGGCTAAGTGCAGGTTGATTAATGCATTACTATTGCTACCTTGATCTATTGGGTGGAGACTAGTGGTTTTTATCTAGGCTGAAGTTGCAAAGCGATTCTATGCTTCGATTTCGATGTAGTCATTCCATGCATTTCGATTTATCTAGGCTGAGACTAGTGGTTTTATTTATATAGTCATTCAATTTCGATATGGGCATTGTATATTGTGGATGAGAAAAGAGTATACAAGTTTAGGAAACATAGAAACCTGAAACTCAATTACGCCGCTTCATAGGACCAGACATGTGAGATCACTGACAAGTGTGATACTGATACAGTGCACAATATTATAATTTTCGGTTCTTTGCTATACCGAACCTGTTTTACTCAAAGTCCTGCTCTCATCTCATGGCCATGGGACAGTACATTGAGCTTCTCAATCATGTTTTCTTGTTAATGTTAAACATAACTTGTGTGCTGTTATTTTGTTCCCCACAAACCTGCCCTTTGACCATATCAGTGAAAGTTTCCACTTCTCTTCCTGTAATTTTTATATTTACTTTAGCATACCAATTCGATGTTACACAGTGATTTTCTCAACTCGTCGTTGTTAAATATATGTATGTGCAGGTCGTTCGATATTTGACAATCGTATTAGTCCTCTGTGATAGCAGTCCATATGTATCGGTGCTGTTTTTAGAACTCCATAGTATCTTGGGGATCAGATGCGACAGATATGCCCACTAAAGGGGTCTCTTCAGATGTTATCAGAGTAAGCACCTCTAGTGCCCCTAGTACGTCGAGTCATGGTTCTGCACAAGATGACTGTGATTCCTCAGGCGACGTGTATGTGTGGGGTGAAGTTATTTGTGAAAACTCTGTAAGAGCTGGTTCTGATGCGGTAATCAGGTCAACTGTGCGGCATGATGTCCTATTACCGAAGCCCTTGGAGTCCAAATTAGTTCTTGATGTGTATCATGTGGATTGTGGGGTCAAGCATGCTGCTTTGGTCACAAAAAACGGGGAAGTCTTCACATGGGGTGAAGAATCTGGAGGACGCCTTGGCCATGGATCACGAGAAGATTATATTCACCCCAGTCTAGTCGAATCATTAGCAGTTAGCAATGTGGATTTTGTTGCTTGTGGGGAGTTCCATACTTGTGCTGTGACAACAGCTGGGGAGCTGTATACCTGGGGAGATGGAACACACAATATTGGACTTTTAGGCCATGGTACGGACTTAAGTCACTGGATTCCTAAAAGGATTTCAGGAGCATTGGAAGGCCAGCAAGTGGCTTATGTTTCTTGTGGAACCTGGCATACGGCCTTGATTACATCAACTGGACAGTTATTTACCTTTGGTGATGGTACTTTTGGAGTTCTAGGCCATGGAAACCGAGAAAGCATTCCATGTCCAAGGGAGGTAGAATCTTTATCAGGGTTGAAAACGATTGCTGTTGCATGTGGTGTATGGCACACTGCAGCCGTCGTAGAAGTTATAGTGACTCAGTCAAGTTCAAGTATATCTTCTGGAAAGCTCTTCACATGGGGAGATGGTGACAAACATCGACTTGGTCATGGTGACAAGGAACCGCGAGTTAAGCCCACATGTGTGGCTTCACTTATTGATTATGATTTTCACAGGATAGCATGTGGCCATAGTCTTACCGTGGGTCTGACAACATCTGGACAGGTATGGGGCATGGGTAATACTGTTTATGGCCAGCTTGGGAATCCCCGCTCAGATGGTAAGCTCCCGTGTTTAGTTGAAGATATTATGGGTGAAAATGTTGTTCAAGTTGCTTGTGGTTCCTACCATGTTGCAGTTTTAACAGTTAAGAGTGAGGTTTTTACTTGGGGGAAAGGAGCCAACGGAAGATTGGGCCATGGAGATATAGAGGACAGGAAAATACCTACACTGGTTGAGGTGTTGAGAGACAGGGGAGTTAGGCACATAGCCTGTGGTGCAAACTTCACAGCTGCTATATGCCAACGTAAATGGATGTCAGGAGCAGAGCAGTCGCAATGTGCTTCATGCCGGCAACCATTTGGGTTCACCCGAAAGAGGCATAACTGCCATAATTGTGGACATGTCCATTGCAATGCGT
The Brachypodium distachyon strain Bd21 chromosome 2, Brachypodium_distachyon_v3.0, whole genome shotgun sequence genome window above contains:
- the LOC100833172 gene encoding mucin-1 isoform X2, translating into MERRNGGARALAAAAVWLLCSVVVVAGVSAEHSTQWRSEPADPGRRGSSPAPAPSSSSPAPAPAPTAGADDLPAPVYSPAPVTTTPHFGFPLQPTVGVTAAPPVAGAPGGGGEGYPFIGSNPTVPLPTGVTDTASVLPLPDTTQTHDKVVGRASLLRAAPAAMIGLLLAFSVLLFN
- the LOC100827456 gene encoding VAMP-like protein YKT61 codes for the protein MKITALLVLRSPGDSSSSSSATGGGGGEQQAAVLANASDVTQFGFFQRPAAREFIVFVARTVALRTPARSRQSVQHEEYMVHCYNQNGLCAVAFTDDHYPRLSAFSLLNQILEEYVKNFGESWRTANDNATQQWQYLNDALTKYQDPAEADKLLKIQRDLDETKIILHKTIDSVLQRGEKLDKLVEKSSDLSAASQMFYKQAKRTNSCCTIL
- the LOC100833172 gene encoding leucine-rich repeat extensin-like protein 5 isoform X1 translates to MERRNGGARALAAAAVWLLCSVVVVAGVSAEHSTQQWRSEPADPGRRGSSPAPAPSSSSPAPAPAPTAGADDLPAPVYSPAPVTTTPHFGFPLQPTVGVTAAPPVAGAPGGGGEGYPFIGSNPTVPLPTGVTDTASVLPLPDTTQTHDKVVGRASLLRAAPAAMIGLLLAFSVLLFN
- the LOC100833487 gene encoding PH, RCC1 and FYVE domains-containing protein 1, with amino-acid sequence MPTKGVSSDVIRVSTSSAPSTSSHGSAQDDCDSSGDVYVWGEVICENSVRAGSDAVIRSTVRHDVLLPKPLESKLVLDVYHVDCGVKHAALVTKNGEVFTWGEESGGRLGHGSREDYIHPSLVESLAVSNVDFVACGEFHTCAVTTAGELYTWGDGTHNIGLLGHGTDLSHWIPKRISGALEGQQVAYVSCGTWHTALITSTGQLFTFGDGTFGVLGHGNRESIPCPREVESLSGLKTIAVACGVWHTAAVVEVIVTQSSSSISSGKLFTWGDGDKHRLGHGDKEPRVKPTCVASLIDYDFHRIACGHSLTVGLTTSGQVWGMGNTVYGQLGNPRSDGKLPCLVEDIMGENVVQVACGSYHVAVLTVKSEVFTWGKGANGRLGHGDIEDRKIPTLVEVLRDRGVRHIACGANFTAAICQRKWMSGAEQSQCASCRQPFGFTRKRHNCHNCGHVHCNACTSRKVLRAALAPNPAKPYRVCDSCFLKLNNAIDSSAVNKRKEAVPRHSGESNTDAKLAKAIIPSNLDMIRSLDSKAAKQGKKTDALSFLRNPQMNSLLQLRDIALSGGFDLNRPVQKTVRTPAVRSVNTSRAVSPFSRKPSPPRSTTPTHGLSIAKSATDNLTKKNEMLNQEVERLRGQVDNLRHRCELQDLELQKSAKKVQEAMTLVAEESGKSKAAKEVIKSLTAQLKDMAERLPPDPGAYDGNDAKQSQFPNGIESHGSIYSSMNGIHQPRNESIHALNMPSLNSGRALHSNGISGQHKSPGNNISENNEVSAHRHRVSSPHDAEHSNRRGHDSGDELFTASRRAGDSASMDTMSLQNGEDGYKSRGTVSLSGNQVQAEWIEQYEPGVYITLMTLIDGTRDLKRVRFSRRRFSEHQAENWWNENHEKVYERYDVRSSERASSAASTRSAR